From Haemorhous mexicanus isolate bHaeMex1 chromosome 1, bHaeMex1.pri, whole genome shotgun sequence, one genomic window encodes:
- the AQP1 gene encoding aquaporin-1, which produces MASEFRKKIFWRAVVAEFLAMSLFIFISIGSALGFNFPVVANKTSTRSQDNVKVSLAFGLSIATMAQSVGHISGAHLNPAVTLGLLLSCQISIFKALMYILAQCLGAVVATAILSGVTSSLPGNSLGLNALSEGINAGQGLGIEIIATFQLVLCVLATTDRRRSDVSGSAPLAIGLSVALGHLLAIDYTGCGINPARSFGSALIANNFENHWIFWVGPIIGGASAALIYDFILAPRTSDLTDRMKVWTSGQVEEYDLEGDDMNSRVEMKPK; this is translated from the exons atggCTAGtgaattcagaaagaaaatattctggaGGGCAGTGGTGGCCGAGTTCCTGGCCATGagccttttcatttttatcagcATTGGCTCGGCTCTGGGCTTCAACTTCCCCGTGGTGGCCAACAAAACATCAACGAGGTCTCAGGACAACGTGAAGGTTTCTCTGGCTTTTGGGTTATCCATTGCTACCATGGCTCAGAGCGTGGGCCACATCAGTGGGGCACACCTGAACCCAGCTgtcaccctggggctgctgctcagctgccagATCAGCATCTTCAAGGCGCTCATGTACATCCTCGCCCAGTGCCTGGGGGCAGTGGTGGCCACAGCCATTCTCTCAGGAGTCACCTCCTCTCTCCCAGGAAACTCCCTGGGGCTTAATGCT CTTTCAGAGGGAATCAATGCAGGCCAAGGGCTGGGAATTGAAATCATTGCCACCTTCCAGCTGGTGCTGTGTGTCCTGGCCACCACAGACCGGAGAAGGAGCGACGTCTCGGGATCGGCGCCTCTGGCCATTGGTCTCTCCGTTGCCTTGGGCCATCTTCTTGCT ATTGATTACACCGGCTGTGGAATTAACCCAGCCAGATCTTTCGGCTCAGCGCTCATCGCCAACAACTTTGAAAATCACTGG ATTTTCTGGGTTGGCCCAATCATTGGAGGAGCAAGTGCTGCCCTGATTTACGACTTCATCCTGGCGCCCAGAACCAGCGACCTCACCGACCGCATGAAGGTGTGGACCAGTGGCCAAGTAGAAGAGTATGACCTGGAAGGGGATGACATGAACTCCCGGGTTGAAATGAAGCCAAAATAA